In one window of Deinococcus sonorensis KR-87 DNA:
- a CDS encoding ABC transporter substrate-binding protein, whose protein sequence is MKRPASFGMIALALATGMVFAQTLPKLAAKSTYRVGFAQTESNNPWRLAQTKSMQDEAKRLGYQLVYTDAAGSTAKQVADVRSMIAQKVDVIFLSPREDKPLAPVVKEARNAGIPVILLDRNIDPALAKAGTDYVTFIGSDFIKEGQRVADWLIKNNKGKMNIIELEGTTGSSPANDRKKGFDDAIKKAGGFKILASQSGDFARDKGRQVAETLLQAHPDANVIYAHNDEMAIGAVSALEAAGKKPGVDVLVLSIDGGKEAVKMVVDGKMNYVVECNPRFGPEAFKTLQGYAKGTKYPAKIINQDRDYTPQTAAAGLSSAY, encoded by the coding sequence ATGAAACGACCTGCTTCATTCGGCATGATTGCGCTGGCCCTCGCCACCGGAATGGTGTTCGCTCAGACGCTGCCCAAGCTGGCAGCCAAGTCCACCTACCGGGTCGGGTTCGCCCAGACCGAGAGCAACAACCCCTGGCGTCTGGCGCAGACCAAGAGTATGCAGGACGAGGCCAAGCGGCTCGGCTACCAGCTGGTCTACACCGACGCCGCCGGCTCCACCGCCAAGCAGGTGGCGGACGTCCGCAGCATGATCGCCCAGAAGGTGGACGTGATCTTCCTCTCGCCGCGCGAGGACAAGCCGCTGGCCCCGGTGGTCAAGGAAGCCCGCAACGCCGGCATTCCAGTGATCCTGCTGGACCGCAACATCGATCCGGCGCTCGCCAAGGCCGGCACCGATTACGTCACGTTCATCGGCTCGGACTTCATCAAGGAAGGCCAGCGCGTGGCCGATTGGCTGATCAAGAACAACAAGGGCAAGATGAACATCATCGAGCTGGAGGGCACCACCGGCTCCAGCCCGGCCAACGACCGCAAGAAGGGCTTCGACGACGCCATCAAGAAGGCCGGCGGCTTCAAGATCCTGGCCAGCCAGTCCGGCGACTTCGCCCGCGACAAGGGCCGCCAGGTGGCCGAGACGCTGCTGCAGGCGCACCCGGACGCCAACGTCATCTACGCCCACAACGACGAGATGGCCATCGGGGCGGTCTCGGCGCTGGAGGCGGCCGGCAAGAAGCCGGGCGTGGACGTGCTGGTGCTGTCCATCGACGGCGGCAAGGAAGCAGTCAAGATGGTCGTGGACGGCAAGATGAACTACGTGGTGGAGTGCAACCCGCGCTTCGGCCCGGAGGCGTTCAAGACGCTGCAGGGCTACGCCAAGGGCACCAAGTACCCGGCCAAGATCATCAACCAGGACCGCGACTACACCCCGCAGACGGCCGCCGCCGGCCTGTCCAGCGCGTACTGA
- a CDS encoding SDR family NAD(P)-dependent oxidoreductase yields MINLSGRVVLVTGASRGIGAVTVDALLEAGASVVAHMGRSGQGDAAMPEAVEAGRLHHLAGDLAQPGEAARLVREAVAWKGQLDVLVNNAGIAPSVSVDDPQDVWAAVWHDTLQVNLLSVAESCREAILHYRSRGGGMIINIASRAAFRGDNPDAMHYAASKGGVVTLTKSIARGFAREGVLAYAVAPGWVQTEMAQEYLETHAEDVARDLPMGAAPPEDVAQTVVFLASGRVPHMTGATLDINGASYVR; encoded by the coding sequence ATGATCAATCTGAGCGGCAGGGTGGTGCTGGTCACCGGCGCATCACGCGGGATCGGGGCGGTGACGGTGGACGCGCTGCTGGAGGCGGGGGCCTCGGTGGTGGCGCATATGGGACGCAGCGGACAGGGCGACGCGGCGATGCCGGAGGCTGTTGAGGCCGGGCGACTGCACCACCTCGCCGGCGATCTCGCCCAACCGGGTGAGGCGGCGCGGCTGGTCCGTGAGGCGGTGGCCTGGAAAGGCCAGCTGGACGTGCTGGTGAACAACGCCGGCATCGCCCCGTCGGTCTCGGTAGACGACCCGCAGGACGTCTGGGCTGCTGTGTGGCACGACACGCTGCAGGTGAACCTGCTCAGTGTCGCGGAGAGCTGCCGCGAGGCCATCCTGCACTACCGGAGCCGGGGCGGAGGCATGATCATCAACATCGCCAGCCGGGCAGCCTTTCGCGGCGACAATCCGGACGCGATGCACTACGCCGCGTCCAAGGGCGGGGTGGTCACGCTGACCAAATCCATCGCGCGCGGGTTTGCCCGCGAGGGGGTGCTGGCCTACGCGGTGGCTCCGGGGTGGGTTCAGACCGAGATGGCGCAGGAGTATCTGGAAACCCACGCCGAGGACGTGGCGCGCGACCTTCCGATGGGCGCGGCTCCCCCGGAGGATGTGGCGCAGACGGTGGTGTTCCTGGCCTCCGGGCGGGTGCCGCATATGACCGGGGCGACTCTGGACATCAACGGCGCCTCCTACGTGCGGTAA